In the Chiloscyllium plagiosum isolate BGI_BamShark_2017 unplaced genomic scaffold, ASM401019v2 scaf_8655, whole genome shotgun sequence genome, tgtgtggttttcctccgggtgctctggtttcctcctcccgtccaaagatgtgcaagttaggagaGTTGGCCATgacaaattgtccatagtgttcagggatgtatacgttaggtgctttagtcggggaaatgtaaaataataggggaatgggtctggctgggatactgttcggaggctcaatgtggatttgttgggtcaaatggcctgtttccacattgtaggaattctatgattctgtgatagctcttcaggctaaagggatcaaaaggtgtgggggagaaggcaggaacagggtactgagctgggtgatcagccatgatcatattgaatgctgaTACAGACCTGaaaggctgaacagcctactctcGCTCCTGTATTCCACATTTTATGAGTAAAATGGCAACAGGAGCAGCTGCACACTGAATCTATCAGCCTGACTATGTTACTACCCAGGATTAATTTTCCACTCACATTCGCTGAAGTCCACGCTGGCATGTGTGAGGATCATTTACTGGCTGCTGTTTCTTTTCCTCTGTTTCTGGCAGCCAATCTGGTGACCGTGGTGATTCTGTCTCGGGGAAACTTTGGTCTCACTAAAGGGATCACCAGGTATCTACTGGCTATGGCCGTGGCCGATGTCCTGGTTGTAATTATTGACGTGATATTCAATCGGATTAATGATCTATACTTCCCGACGTGCTTCCTGGATTACACTCCCCTCTGCAGTTTGAAATTCGTCCTGGTCTATGCAGCCTTGGACTCTTCTGTCTGGTTAACAGTTGCTTTCACCTTTGaccgatttgttgccatttgttgccagCAGCTGAAAAGAAAATACTGCACGCAGACAACAGCTGCTGTGGTGATAGGGGTTGTGACTGTGCTGTTCAGTGCAAAAAACGCTCGCTGGTACTTCACTTACCAACCCCTCTATGTAATTAACAATGTACCGTGGTTCTGTGATGTGAAAGTGAGCTTCTATGACTCAGCCGCTTGGGTTACATTGGATTGGATCGATACAATTCTAACTCCATGTGTCCCGTTCCTTCTGATCTTAACCCTCAATGTTCTGACAGTCAGACATATCATGGTGGTCAGCAAAGCACGTCAAGGCTTTCGCGTCCAAAGGAATGCAAACAATCGACATGACCCAGAGATGCAGAACAGAAGAAAATCAATCATATTACTGTTTGCTGTCTCAGGCAGTTTCCTGTTGCTCTGGGCCACTCACGTCACAGTTTTCCTGTATTG is a window encoding:
- the LOC122547439 gene encoding probable G-protein coupled receptor 139 — encoded protein: MCEDHLLAAVSFPLFLAANLVTVVILSRGNFGLTKGITRYLLAMAVADVLVVIIDVIFNRINDLYFPTCFLDYTPLCSLKFVLVYAALDSSVWLTVAFTFDRFVAICCQQLKRKYCTQTTAAVVIGVVTVLFSAKNARWYFTYQPLYVINNVPWFCDVKVSFYDSAAWVTLDWIDTILTPCVPFLLILTLNVLTVRHIMVVSKARQGFRVQRNANNRHDPEMQNRRKSIILLFAVSGSFLLLWATHVTVFLYWRITQTYSYETLEDPFYIALETGYMSQVLSSCTNTYIYAVTQTKFREQLKSMVKSPFVLVCQLMK